A single window of Streptomyces sp. NBC_00464 DNA harbors:
- a CDS encoding gamma-glutamyltransferase family protein — MFTTRPTLQGTFGMVSSTHWLASQSAMAVLEDGGNAYDAAVAAGFVLHVVEPHLNGPAGEVPMILAPRDGDVQVLCGQGPAPAGATVAHYRALGLDLVPGTGPLAAAVPGAFDAWMLLLRDHGTKTVAQVLRYAIGYAEDGHAPVERVGQTVETVRELFETEWQSSADVYLPGGKSPIPGELFRNPALAATWRRLIAEAEETGGDDRTAQIEAARAIWREGFIAEALVRQAAVPTMDTSGTRHTGTLTADDLAGWSAAYEAPATYDWNGWTLAKAGGWSQGPAFLQQLALLPAELPAYGSAEYVHLLIEGCKLAMADREAWYGDAAEVPLAALLSEPYNADRRALITDEASRELRPGSPDGRTPVLSEHAHAVAAGESGFDAMGIPAAGVGEPTVAKDGAVPGAGEPTVAKDGATRGDTCHVDVVDRWGNMVSATPSGGWLQSNPVVPELGFPLGTRLQMAWLDEGLPNSLTPGRRPRTTLTPSLALRDGVPVMAFGTPGGDQQDQWQLHFFLAVALRAEVRGGLDLQGAIDAPNWHNDSFPGSFFPRGMRPGSVTVEAGMDPEVVEELRRRGHDVTVGDPWSEGRMCAVARDPETGVLSAAANPRGMQGYAVGR, encoded by the coding sequence GTGTTCACCACCCGGCCCACCCTCCAGGGCACCTTCGGCATGGTGTCGTCCACCCACTGGCTCGCCTCGCAGTCCGCGATGGCGGTCCTGGAGGACGGCGGCAACGCCTACGACGCCGCCGTCGCCGCCGGATTCGTCCTGCACGTCGTCGAACCGCACCTCAACGGCCCGGCCGGCGAGGTGCCGATGATCCTGGCGCCCCGCGACGGAGACGTCCAGGTCCTCTGCGGCCAGGGCCCGGCCCCCGCCGGTGCCACGGTCGCCCACTACCGCGCGCTCGGCCTCGACCTGGTCCCCGGCACCGGACCGCTCGCCGCCGCCGTGCCGGGCGCCTTCGACGCCTGGATGCTGCTGCTGCGCGACCACGGCACCAAGACCGTCGCCCAGGTGCTGCGGTACGCCATCGGCTACGCCGAGGACGGGCACGCACCCGTCGAGCGCGTCGGCCAGACCGTCGAGACCGTCCGCGAGCTCTTCGAGACCGAGTGGCAGTCCTCCGCCGACGTCTACCTCCCGGGCGGAAAGTCCCCGATCCCCGGCGAACTGTTCCGCAACCCCGCACTCGCCGCGACCTGGCGCCGCCTGATCGCCGAGGCCGAGGAGACCGGCGGTGACGACCGCACCGCTCAGATCGAGGCCGCCCGCGCGATCTGGCGCGAGGGCTTCATCGCAGAGGCCCTGGTCCGCCAGGCGGCCGTCCCCACCATGGACACCAGCGGTACCCGCCACACCGGCACCCTCACCGCCGACGACCTGGCCGGCTGGTCCGCGGCGTACGAGGCCCCCGCCACGTACGACTGGAACGGCTGGACGCTCGCCAAGGCCGGCGGCTGGAGCCAGGGCCCCGCCTTCCTCCAGCAGCTCGCCCTGCTCCCCGCCGAACTGCCGGCCTACGGCTCCGCCGAGTACGTCCACCTGCTCATCGAGGGCTGCAAGCTCGCCATGGCGGACCGGGAGGCCTGGTACGGCGACGCCGCCGAGGTCCCGCTCGCCGCGCTGCTCTCCGAGCCGTACAACGCCGACCGCCGCGCCCTGATCACCGATGAGGCCTCGCGCGAGCTCCGTCCGGGCAGCCCCGACGGCCGCACCCCCGTCCTGAGCGAGCACGCCCACGCCGTCGCCGCCGGTGAGTCCGGCTTCGACGCCATGGGCATACCGGCCGCCGGAGTCGGCGAGCCGACGGTGGCGAAGGACGGTGCCGTCCCCGGCGCGGGGGAGCCGACCGTCGCCAAGGACGGCGCCACCCGCGGCGACACCTGCCATGTCGACGTCGTCGACCGCTGGGGCAACATGGTCTCCGCCACCCCCAGCGGTGGCTGGCTCCAGTCCAACCCGGTCGTGCCCGAGCTCGGCTTCCCGCTCGGCACCCGCCTCCAGATGGCCTGGCTGGACGAGGGCCTGCCGAACTCCCTCACACCCGGCCGCCGCCCCCGCACCACTCTCACCCCGTCCCTCGCCCTGCGCGACGGCGTCCCGGTGATGGCCTTCGGTACGCCCGGCGGCGACCAGCAGGACCAGTGGCAGCTGCACTTCTTCCTCGCCGTCGCCCTGCGCGCCGAGGTCCGCGGCGGCCTCGACCTCCAGGGCGCCATCGACGCCCCGAACTGGCACAACGACAGCTTCCCCGGCTCCTTCTTCCCGCGCGGGATGCGCCCCGGCAGCGTCACCGTCGAGGCGGGCATGGACCCGGAGGTCGTCGAGGAACTGCGCCGGCGCGGTCACGACGTCACGGTCGGCGACCCCTGGTCCGAGGGCCGGATGTGCGCGGTCGCCCGCGACCCGGAGACCGGGGTGCTGTCCGCCGCGGCGAACCCGCGGGGCATGCAGGGGTACGCGGTCGGACGCTGA
- a CDS encoding ABC transporter ATP-binding protein, which translates to MERHFAASGGDTVRAVDGVSITVGRGEVVGLVGESGSGKSTVGRCAVRLDEPTGGTVHMNGTDITHLSRRAVRPLRKDFHLVFQDPSSSLDPRMTIGQIIAEPIKLHRRARGAAVRERVEELLAQVGLRPEHADRHPHELSGGQRQRISIARALSCDPDLVVADEPTSALDVSVQASVLNLLADLQRDRGFGCLFITHDLAAVEFLADRIAVMYLGQIVEQAPTAELFAAPKHPYTQALLSAAPVPDPVLQRSRERIVLHGELPSPLDPPPGCRFHTRCPLATERCRTEVPVLRELPGGRQVSCHLVDDDGTAPDAAV; encoded by the coding sequence GACACCGTCCGCGCCGTCGACGGCGTCTCGATCACCGTCGGCCGCGGCGAGGTCGTCGGCCTCGTCGGGGAGTCCGGCAGCGGCAAGTCGACCGTCGGCCGCTGCGCCGTACGCCTCGACGAACCCACCGGCGGCACCGTCCATATGAACGGCACCGACATCACCCACCTGTCCCGCCGCGCGGTGCGCCCGCTGCGCAAGGACTTCCACCTGGTCTTCCAGGACCCCTCGTCCTCGCTCGACCCGCGCATGACCATCGGCCAGATCATCGCCGAACCCATCAAGCTGCACCGCCGGGCCCGCGGCGCCGCCGTCCGCGAGCGCGTCGAGGAACTGCTCGCCCAGGTCGGACTGCGCCCCGAGCACGCCGACCGGCACCCGCACGAGCTCTCCGGCGGCCAGCGCCAGCGCATCTCCATCGCCCGCGCGCTCTCCTGCGACCCCGATCTCGTCGTCGCGGACGAACCGACCTCCGCGCTCGACGTCTCCGTGCAGGCGTCCGTCCTCAACCTGCTCGCCGACCTCCAGCGCGACCGCGGCTTCGGCTGCCTGTTCATCACCCACGACCTGGCCGCGGTCGAGTTCCTCGCCGACCGGATCGCCGTGATGTACCTCGGCCAGATCGTCGAACAGGCCCCCACCGCCGAACTGTTCGCCGCACCCAAGCACCCGTACACCCAGGCGCTGCTCTCCGCCGCGCCCGTGCCCGACCCGGTGCTCCAGCGCTCGCGCGAACGCATCGTGCTCCACGGCGAACTGCCCAGCCCCCTCGACCCGCCGCCCGGCTGCCGCTTCCACACCCGCTGCCCGCTCGCCACCGAACGGTGCCGCACCGAGGTCCCCGTCCTGCGCGAGCTGCCCGGCGGCCGGCAGGTCTCCTGCCACCTCGTCGACGACGACGGAACGGCCCCGGACGCGGCCGTCTGA